A stretch of DNA from Allomeiothermus silvanus DSM 9946:
ACCCTGCACGTATTTTGGCCGTTCCGGCTGGGTTTGGCGATCCTGACGGTGATCGGGGGATTTGTATGGCTCGAGGCCGCCTGGACGGCTTACCAGGCCGATACCGCCCTGAGCCAGGCTCGCGCCCTGCACCGCCAAGGGCAAGCCGATCGGGCCCTAAGGGTGCTTCAGGCGGCGCAGCGGCGTGTTTCGGGCAATGCCGAGCTGGCTCTTGCGGCTGGAGACCTTTACCTGGTGCGGTACTTGCTCGAGGGGGACGGCATAGAAGAGGTCATCAACCAATATTCTCGGGCCTCCCAGCTCAATCCGCTCGAGCCTTTTTACTCCTCCAGTCTGGGCCTGGCCCTCTTGCTGGCGGGGCGCTTCGACTGGGCCGAGGAAGCCCTGGAGCGGGCCTTGCCGGGCGATCCGCACAACCTCGAGTACCTGTGGTGGATAGGTCGGGCCAAAGAGGGGCAAGGCGACCTAAAGGCGGCGCGAGAGTTCTTCCGGCAAGCGCTCGAGGTGCGCGAAGACCCCCGGGTGCGGGCTGACTTCCTGCGGATCGGGCAGATACTCCCTACGCCGCGTAGCGGGGTGGGGCGATGATCCGGGCTGCCGGGTTGGAATCCGCTGCCTGGGGCGTGCTGATCGCCCTCGTGCTCTTCGCCGGTCTGAGCCAGGGCGGGTTCTCGGGGTGGGGCTTGTTCGGTTTGCGGGTGTTGGTTGGGGCGGGGTTGATCCTGTGGTTAGGTTCGGTGGTGATGCGGGGCTTTATACGATGGCCACCGTTGCCGGTCGCCTTGGCTGCGCTGGCGTATCTGCTCATCACGGTGGTGGGGGCGCTCTCGAGCCCCTACCCCTATGGCAGCGCCCAAGCCCTGCTCAACACGGCGATGTTCGGGGCGGTTTTTTTTCTGGGCTATGCCTGTAGACCAAGCTGCAGACCGGTTTTGCTAGTGGGGTTCGGGCTGGGGGCGGGGATACTCGGGGTCTATGGGCTGTGGCAGGCTTTGAGCTTGGGCCTCACCCGGGTGACCGGGCTCTACTTCAATTCCAACCACTACAGCGGGTTTCTGGCCTTGGCTGTGCCGATCACCCTGGGACTGGCCCTCTCGAGCCGGGGTTTGTGGCGTGGGCTGTGGGCGGGTTTAGCGGGGTTATTGTGCGTCAACCTGATCCTGACCTTCTCCTGGGGCTTGCTGGCGGTGGCGCTGGCCTTGGCGGGGTGGCTGCTGGCGGGGTTCGGGCGAAGGGGGTGGGCCGGGGTGTTGCGCGGTGGGCTGCTGGCGCTGAGCCTGGTCGGGCTGGCCCTGCTGATGTTGGTGAGCCTGAGCCCCCAATTGGCCGGCAATCTAGGCCAGCGCACGGTACAGCTTTGGGGGGACTGGGCCCGGGTGAGCCTCGAGAGCCGGGCCGGAATTGCTCGAGGGAGTCTCGAGCTAATCAAGACCCACCCCTGGCTGGGGGTGGGGCCGGGCAGCTTCGTCTACGCTTGGCCGCGCTACCGCCCGCCCAAGATCGAGACCGTGCCCCAGGAGATCCTGCACAAACGCATCAACTACGCCCACAATGACTACCTCCAGGTTGCCAGCGAGACCGGGCTGCTGGGCCTGGCTGCGTTTTTAGGGTTTTGGATCGTGGTGCTGGGGAAGGGCTCGCGCTCGCTCGTTGGCACCGGCATCAAAGTGGGGTTGATCGCGCTGTTGCTCCACGGCCTGACCGATGGGAACCTGACCTTTATTCCGGCCAATGCCGTATTGGCGTACCTGTTTGCCGGGCTTTATGTGGGGGAAACCAATGATCCTGATTGACGCTACGCCGCTACAGTCCGAACATCGCCTGCGTGGGGTGGGGGCCTACGTCCGCCACCTGGTTCAGCACCTGGAAGCTAAAGGTCACACACCTTTTTACTTTGCCTCGACGGTGGGGCTCGAGCACGTCCAGGGCCTCCTCCCCCCCGAGCGCACCCTTACCGTCTACCGCCCCCACACCCCGGCCCAGGTCTACTGGGCCTACAACGAGTTGGCCATGCGCTGGGCCATCCTGCGCCTGCGGCCACGGGTATTTTTCTGCCCGGATTTCAACGGGCTCCTCAGCAACCCCTTTGGCGAATCGGTACCGATGCTGCACGACCTGATCCCCCTCAAAATGCGGGAGGAAGGGGAGGGGCTAGGGATCCGACTCTCCCGGCTGCGCTGGGGGGTTTACTTCGCCAAGGTGCGGCGGGCACGGCACATCATCGCCCGCAGCGAATGGGTCAAGAAAGATGCGATAGAGTTGCTGGGCATCGCCCCCGAGCGGATCACGGTGGTGGCCCAGGGCTTGGATCGGGAACGCTTCGTGCCGAGTACCGGGCAGGGCCCCTATGCTGCGGAGCCCCCGTACTTCTTGCACGTGGGAGGCTCGGGGACCAACAAGAACATGCGGCGGGTGCTGGAGGCGTTTGCCCGGGTAGCCCCCACCCATCCCCAGACCCGGCTGTACTTTGTGGGGCCATGGGCTCCTGCCGAGCGGGAGTGGCTGGAGGCCGAGAAAACCCGGCTGGGGCTTGCCGAGCGGGTGCGTCACCTGGGGTTCATCCCCGACGCCGATCTGCCGAGCCTGTACGGCAACGCGGCGGCGGTGGTGTTCCCCTCGCTCGAGGAGGGCTACGGTCTGCCGGTGCTCGAGGGGATGGCCTCGGGGGCTCCGGTCATCACCTCGAATGTTTCCTCGCTGCCGGAGGTGGCCGGGGACGCAGCCTTGCTGGTCAACCCGCTGGAGGTGGAGGCCATCGCGGCAGCTATGCGGCGGATTCTCGAGGAGCCGGGACTAGTCCAGGCGTTACGGCAGAAGGGCCGGATCCAGGCTAGCCAGTTCTCCTGGGAGGCCCTGGCGGATCAGGTTTGGGAGACCTTGAACCGGATTGCCCAGACCTAAGCAACCTCGGTATGAAGCCTAAGGCTGGAGTTTGTTACGCCCCTTGTGATTTGAGCGTTTCCTCAAAGCCCTCAGGCTCGAGTGGGGCGTAACGGAGGGATTTGTTGCGGCAGACACAAGCTTGAGTGCTGTAACGGGGCCGTTATGGAGGCTTGGCTAAATTAGGGCCTGGAGACATTGGCACTGCTCAAGACAGAGGGGGTATGCAGATGATTATTCGAGCCCGTGCGCCTTTACGAATTAGCTTTGGGGGTGGGGGAACCGACGTCCCCCCCTACTGCGACGAACGTGGCGGGGTAGTGCTCTCGGCCACCATTAACCGCTATGCCCTGGCCTCGCTGGTCCCCGGTGGCGACCGTTTTAGCGTGCGCAGCATCGATTACGACCAGAGCATTGAGTACGGGATCCATGATTCCTTTGTCTTTGACGGCCAGCTCGACCTTGCCAAGGGGGTGCTCGAATACTTTCGGCGGACGCAGGGGCTCAAGGATGGCTTTGAAGTCGCGCTGCACAACGACGCCCCCCCAGGGTCGGGTTTGGGCTCTTCCTCGGCCATTACGGTAGCCCTGATCGGGGCCATCGCCGAGCATCTACGCCTCTCCCTGGATAAGTACCAGATCGCTGACCTGGCCTACCGTATTGAACGCCAGGACGTGGGCATCAAAGGCGGTAAGCAGGATCAGTACGCGGCCACTTTCGGCGGGTTTAACTTCATCGAGTTCCACCCCGAACTCACCGTGGTGAACCCCCTGCGGCTCCCGGCACAAACGGTCTGGGAACTCGAGTACAGCCTGGTCTTCGCCTTCGTGGGAGGGCAGCACTTCTCCGGGCACATCATCGAGAAGCAGCAGGAGAACTACCAGAAAGGCCAGTACGACGCGGTGCAGGCCATGGACGAGATCAAGGCCATCGCCTACGAGATGAAGCGGGCCCTGCTGCGGGGGCATCTCCAGGAGTTCGGCGCTCTCTTGGACGCCGCCTGGCAGTGCAAAAAGCGCATGGCCGAGGGCATCAGCAACCCCCATATAGACGAGGTATACCAGGAGGCCAAGAAGGCCGGGGCCATAGGCGGCAAGGTCACCGGCGCAGGCGGCGGTGGCTTTATATTCTTCTACTGCGATCCCTACCGCCGCTTTGCCGTGCAGGAAGCCCTCAAGAAGACCGGGGCCCAGGTGGTAAACCTGAGCTTCGTGGAGGAGGGCATCTCGGCTTGGACGCTCAACGCTCGCGCCCTCGAGTCTAAGGCCCTCGTCGCCAAATAGGAGGCTTATGACGCAACCCGCTACATCCGTGTTTGACCAAGCGATGGATCTTCACCTCGAGGTAGCGCGGGCCACCCGTGCCCTGGCTCCCCAAGTGGCCCAGGCCGCCCAGATGATGAGCGAGTGCTTACGCCAGGGGGGGCAGATCCTCTTCTGCGGTAACGGCGGCTCCGCCGCCGACGCGCAGCACCTTGCTGCCGAGTTTGTGGGCCGCTTCCTCAAGGAGCGCCGGGCCTTACCCGCCCAGGCCCTCAGCGTGAACACCTCGATTCTCACCGCCATCGGTAACGACTACGGTTACGAGAGGGTCTTCGCTCGGCAGGTTGAGGCCATGGGCAAACCCGGCGACGTTTTGGTGGGGATCACCACCAGCGGTAACAGCCCCAATATCCTCGCCGCTGCCTTAGCCGCCCGCGCCGCAGGCCTGAAGGTCATCGGCATGACCGGCGAGGGCGGGGGCAAGCTGGCGGCCTTTTGTGATTTGCTGCTGGCGGTTCCCTCCCAGAGCACCCCGCGCATCCAGGAGATGCATATCCTGATAGGCCACAGCTTCTGCCAGATGGTCGAGGAAGCCCTGCTTTAAGCGGATATGAGGCCGAAGACCTAACATGGGCAAACCACCCAGACAAGCCGTGATCCTGGCCGGGGGCTTAGGCACCCGGCTGGGGGCTTTGACGCGAGAGACTCCCAAGCCGCTTCTTCCGGTGGCGGGTAAACCCTTTCTGGACTATCTGCTGTGGAACCTCAAGCGCCATGGCTTCGAGCGCGTCTTGTTCCTGCTCGGGTACAAGGCTATGCGGATCATCGAGCACTATGGTAGCGGAGCAGGCCACGGCCTCGCTGATGACGCGCAGCGAAACACACGCCTCGAGGTCGAGTACGCTGTCGAGACCGAGCCGATGGGCACGGGGGGTGCCTTACGGCTAGCCAAGGATTATCTGGACGAGCGCTTTCTTTTGCTCAATGGGGACACCCTGTTCGACTTCAACTACCTCGATCTGGCTTTGCTCGAAGGTCCCGCCGCCGTAGCCCTGCGCCGGGTACCGGACACGGCCCGCTACGGGCGGGTGCGGCTGGAGGGAAACCGGATCATCGGGTTTGGCGAGAAGGAAGGGAAAGGCCCCGGCTTGATCAATGGCGGGGTGCACGTGCTTTCGCGGCCAGCCGTGGAACTCCTGCCGGAAGGGGTGAGCTCGCTCGAGCGCGACCTCTTCCCCCGCCTCGTCGAGCGGGGGGAACTGCTGGGCAAGCCCTATGAGGGTTTCTTCCTGGACATCGGCCTACCCGAGGCCTATACCGAGGCCCAGAAGGCCCTCCCGGCTTGGCGAAAAAAACCGGCGGTGTTCCTCGACCGGGATGGGGTATTGAACCACGACGAGGGCTACACCCATCGTCCCGAGCAGTGGCGCTGGACCGAAGGGGCCGTAGAGGCGGTGAAGTGGCTCAATGACCGGGGGTATCTGGTCTTGGTCATAACCAACCAGGCGGGAATCGCGCGGGGCTACTATACCGAGGAACACTTTTTGCAGTTCACCGCTTGGATTCACGAACAGCTGCGCCTGGCCGGAGCGCACCTCGAGGCCACCTACTACTGCCCCTACCATCCCCAGGGCTTGGGTCCGTACCGCCGCGACTCGGAAGACCGCAAACCCAACCCCGGCATGTTCCTGCGGGCGATTGCCGATTGGCAGCCCGATCTATCGCGCAGCTTGGCCATTGGCGACAAGGAAAGCGATCTTCAGGCGGCGCAAGCGGTGGGGGTGCGGGCTTTGCGCTTTGCTGGGGGGAACCTGCTCAGGTTTGTGCAGGATGCTCTCAGTGAATCTGGGCGTTAGGAGGAGTAGATGCGGGTCGGATTTTTCACCTACGGGATGGGGCAGCGCCTCACGGGAATAGGCCGTTACACGGTGGAGCTGACCCGTGCCTTGAAAGCTGCTGAACCCGGCCTCGAGATCGTCCTGCTCAACCCCTACCCGGATTCTCCGCTAGAGTGGTATCGGGAGTTCGAGACCTACCCGGTTCCCGCATTGCAAAAGGTTCCCGCTGCGGCCAGCCTGGGTAATTGGCTGCTGCACCGGGCGGCGCTTGAACTCCAGCTCGACATACTCCACGACCCCTGCGGGATTGCCCCTTTCCTCATTCCGACTAAAGCCTACCGAAGGGTCACTACTATCCACGATGCGATTCCCTTGGTAATGCCTGAAGTCCAGCCCCTGGCGACGCGGCTAATTTTTCGCACCCTGGTTCCGCTGGCCCGGTACACCGCTGATGCTATCTTTACCGTGAGCCAACATGCTGCGCTAGACTTGGCCCGCCATGCCCGGCTACCCCAGAGCAAGCTCTTTGTAGCCCCCAACGCGGTGAACCCGCCCCTGGCGATCTCCGAAGCAGAGGTTCGGGCGGCACTCGAGCGGCTGGGGGTTATCCCCCCCTACTTTTTGGCGGTGGGCCAGCTGGCCTCCCGCAAAAACCTGCCCCGGCTGCTGGAGGCCTTCGCTCTTCTTCGGCGGGAGAACCCTGAGTTGAGCCTCGCTGTAGTGGGGCCGAGCACTTGGAAGGGCCACGAGATCTTCCAAAAAGCCCGAAACCTGGAGGGCGTGACTCTTACCGGTTTCGTTTCCGACTCGGATTTGGATGCGCTGTACTACGGGGCGCTGGCCTTGGTCTTTCCCTCGCTTTACGAAGGCTTTGGCATCCCCGCGCTTGAGGCCATGGCCCACGGAACTCCGGTCTTGGCCGCTCGTGCTAGCGCCTTACCAGAGGTGGTAGGCGAGGCTGGGTTACTCTTCGACCCGACATCGGTAGAGGCTATAGCCGCAGCAATGCGCCGAATCTGGCAGGATAAGGGTTTGCGTGAGGAACTTAGGAGGCGGGGGCTCGAGCGGGCCAAGCAGTACACTTGGGCTGAAACCGCTGGCAAAACCCTGGAGGTTTACCGGAATTTATCGGGTGGCCAGGCCGTGCGAAGAGGCGCATATTCGGAAGCTTAGGAAACCAGGATTCACCTCGCTGCTTTCGCGCAGCGAAACCCACGCCTCAAGGAGATTGCACCATGCGGAGGAATGCTTATATATCGGTCTCAATTTTGCTGGCCATCGTGGTTTTGTTGATAGTCGTGGCCTTCGCCCAAGGTGGGGATCGCACCCGGCCTACCCTCACCTTGAGCAACCCGCCCAGCGGCACCAATGTTACCGTGGGGAACGTTACCGTGAGCGGGGAGGCCAGCGACGACACCGGCGTGACTCGCCTCACCTATCGCTTGGGCGCGAACCCCGAGCAGGAGGTAAAAATCACCCCCGGAACCAAAATAGAGTTTGGTTTTACCATAAACCTCAAGCCTGGTCACAACGTCATCATCCTGAGCGCTTACGATGCCGCCGGAAACCGCACCTCCAGCACCGTCACGGTGAGCTACACCGCGGCTGCGGCCTTGCCCTTACCCGGAGCCTGGCCCTCGCCCACGGGTGCTCCCCCAACCCTGTTGCAGGCGTACTGGATCAACCATTACGTGACCGCTACCGATAGCCAGGTAGAGGTCAAGTATATGCAGTACCGGCCCCGCCAATTTGATGCAGGAATAAGCCTGATTCGTCGGGCTGCGGAGCAGAGCTTTGCCGAATCTAGACTCGACGATCCCGGTCCCTATAGGGGTTGGGATGTGCTCATCTTGCCTGGAGGTGGTACCTACACTGGCTCAACGGGTAAAAATTTGCTCGAACTCTACCTCAACCGCACAGCTAGGGTTGGTCTTGTCTGGTATGGCAACCCCGATGACCTGCCCTCCTGGATGCCAAACCAGGGCTGGACACGCGGGGTGGATGTTAAGGTAGACGGCAAAAGTTACCCGGTTTTCCTGCGTACGATGGGGGCAGGGCAGCAATTTTTGGGGGGGATCGAGCGTAAGTCAGGGCGGGTATATACGGTGCTGCTGGCGGAGAAGGACAGCAAACCCTCCAGCCCCCCGCCGGTTCCCGCCGGGCTCGAGGTGCCCAAACCCAACACCGCCTGTCCCGATTGGGTGCACGACCAGTACATGGTCAAGGGCTTCGATGGGAAGATGTACCGCACCTGGCATCCCCAGATTGACCCGGTCTACTGGTGTTACTTCGGCCACGAACACGGCTCCGACCCGCGCATGTTCGCGGCCTTTGACAAAATCGCCCCGGCCTTCGGCTATGTAAGTCAAAAAGCCAATGCCGATGAACCCCATACCGGTTTTAAGCTCTTCGCCTACGACGACAACCAAGGGCATTCGTGGTTGATTCAGTTCCACATCGGTACAGGTGGTAAGGGCCGGCTTTGCACCCGCTTCCACGAATACAATGTGTGGGTAGCGAACCGACAAAGCGGTGAATTGTTGGCTGATCTGCACTTTATGACCGACACCGGCCCGGCTTTGAACGCCAGCGCCACCGGAACCCCGGACGACCCCGGCAAAGCCAACACCACCCGTTACAAACCCGAAGGGTGCCCGGACAATCTCAGCATCCCCATGAACAACGACCAGGGTCGCCGCCGGATTCCCCAGATTGATCGCAACGGCTACGAGACCTGGCAACCTAGCCTGCCCTCCACCTTGGGCCTCTTCGGCGGGCGCGGCTACAACACCGACAACCCCCAGACCCGCTGCTCCACCGAGACCGATGCTCAGGGCAATCCCACCTGCAATGAAGTGATCAAGACTAAATCCGACTATGATTGGGGCGAGAACCGCTGGTTTATCATCGCCGAGGCTGATGCCAACAAGGGCTTTGGCATTGATGCCAGCACCGCCCTAGCCACCGGGGTTTTCTACACCGATCCCAAGGGCCTCGAGCTACGCAAACCCATCGACCCCGACGCGGTGCACCAGTACATCAAACCCGGCTTGAACATCGTTCACATCACCGGGGAGCGCTGGATTCCCTATGACCCCTGGTGGGTGCAGTACCGAGCAGTACCCTCGGGCAAGGTGTTTTTCTCCGGGCATAACCTTGAAGACTCACTGCGCCAGCCCAACTGATACCAGATTTGGTTAATTCGTTACCGAACGGTAACGAATTAACCCGACCAAAGGGAGTGCTCTAGGATTCAAAAAGATAGCCTCTGGGGTTTTGGGTTTTGATAACTGTCTTTTTGAATCCGGTATCACAGGGCGGTTACGGGGGGCCTAAGCTACCCCTACCGACACACGAGTTCAGTGGCTGTCCGTTGCGAGCGGAGAGTTTAGCCACGGGAGACTCCTTTGTTGAAGGGGCGGCACCAAAACACGACGATAAGGGCCGCCAGGACGTTGAATAACAGTCCCGCGCTCTGCGCGAAGCGCTCGAGCGGGGAGGCGATGAGCTCGAGGTGGGCCAGATGATAGGCGTTGTGGGGGAGTTGGTAGGCCAGGGAGGCCAGGGCGAAGGGCGCGGCCAGGCCGGGCTGCCACAGGGCCAGCAGCCCCAGGACGCCCAGGGCCAGGTTCAGCCTGCCCACGTCGCGGATAAGGTGCTCGTTGTAAGGGCCGTCCACGCTGACCCAGGCCCAGCCGAGCTCAGGAGGAAGGTCCACGTAAGGGCGGCGGGTTTCACGGATTCACCTCGGGGCGTCCGGCGGACTTACTCGCCCGCCTGGAAGTTGCTGTAGGCCAGGTAGTAGGCGTTGGCCTTGGCGTCGTAGGTGAGCTTGAAGCGGGTGGGGTAGAGGGTCTTGCGGCCTGTCTTGGCCGGGCGGCTGACCTCGAGGTCGAGGTTCTGCTTCTTGAGCAGGAACTCGCGGGTGATCATGGGCTCGGTGAAGGTGTACTGCCCCTTGTAGAAGCCGGCGATCAGCACGTGGTCAAAGAGGCCGGGCTTGAGCTGGCCGGGGGCGCTGAACTCCGACATCGGCACGCCGTGGAAGCCCATCAGCGGCACGCAGAACTCGGCGGCGTTGGCGCCGGGGGGCACCGCGGGGGCGTAGCCCTTGGGGGTCAGCTCGAGCGCGGGCGGGGTCAGGTCCTTGCAGTCGATCTTGGCCACCTCGGCGGCGCTGACGCCGAAGAAGTGGAAG
This window harbors:
- a CDS encoding tetratricopeptide repeat protein codes for the protein MTLHVFWPFRLGLAILTVIGGFVWLEAAWTAYQADTALSQARALHRQGQADRALRVLQAAQRRVSGNAELALAAGDLYLVRYLLEGDGIEEVINQYSRASQLNPLEPFYSSSLGLALLLAGRFDWAEEALERALPGDPHNLEYLWWIGRAKEGQGDLKAAREFFRQALEVREDPRVRADFLRIGQILPTPRSGVGR
- a CDS encoding O-antigen ligase family protein, whose amino-acid sequence is MIRAAGLESAAWGVLIALVLFAGLSQGGFSGWGLFGLRVLVGAGLILWLGSVVMRGFIRWPPLPVALAALAYLLITVVGALSSPYPYGSAQALLNTAMFGAVFFLGYACRPSCRPVLLVGFGLGAGILGVYGLWQALSLGLTRVTGLYFNSNHYSGFLALAVPITLGLALSSRGLWRGLWAGLAGLLCVNLILTFSWGLLAVALALAGWLLAGFGRRGWAGVLRGGLLALSLVGLALLMLVSLSPQLAGNLGQRTVQLWGDWARVSLESRAGIARGSLELIKTHPWLGVGPGSFVYAWPRYRPPKIETVPQEILHKRINYAHNDYLQVASETGLLGLAAFLGFWIVVLGKGSRSLVGTGIKVGLIALLLHGLTDGNLTFIPANAVLAYLFAGLYVGETNDPD
- a CDS encoding glycosyltransferase family 4 protein; the protein is MILIDATPLQSEHRLRGVGAYVRHLVQHLEAKGHTPFYFASTVGLEHVQGLLPPERTLTVYRPHTPAQVYWAYNELAMRWAILRLRPRVFFCPDFNGLLSNPFGESVPMLHDLIPLKMREEGEGLGIRLSRLRWGVYFAKVRRARHIIARSEWVKKDAIELLGIAPERITVVAQGLDRERFVPSTGQGPYAAEPPYFLHVGGSGTNKNMRRVLEAFARVAPTHPQTRLYFVGPWAPAEREWLEAEKTRLGLAERVRHLGFIPDADLPSLYGNAAAVVFPSLEEGYGLPVLEGMASGAPVITSNVSSLPEVAGDAALLVNPLEVEAIAAAMRRILEEPGLVQALRQKGRIQASQFSWEALADQVWETLNRIAQT
- a CDS encoding GHMP kinase, translating into MQMIIRARAPLRISFGGGGTDVPPYCDERGGVVLSATINRYALASLVPGGDRFSVRSIDYDQSIEYGIHDSFVFDGQLDLAKGVLEYFRRTQGLKDGFEVALHNDAPPGSGLGSSSAITVALIGAIAEHLRLSLDKYQIADLAYRIERQDVGIKGGKQDQYAATFGGFNFIEFHPELTVVNPLRLPAQTVWELEYSLVFAFVGGQHFSGHIIEKQQENYQKGQYDAVQAMDEIKAIAYEMKRALLRGHLQEFGALLDAAWQCKKRMAEGISNPHIDEVYQEAKKAGAIGGKVTGAGGGGFIFFYCDPYRRFAVQEALKKTGAQVVNLSFVEEGISAWTLNARALESKALVAK
- the gmhA gene encoding D-sedoheptulose 7-phosphate isomerase, whose protein sequence is MTQPATSVFDQAMDLHLEVARATRALAPQVAQAAQMMSECLRQGGQILFCGNGGSAADAQHLAAEFVGRFLKERRALPAQALSVNTSILTAIGNDYGYERVFARQVEAMGKPGDVLVGITTSGNSPNILAAALAARAAGLKVIGMTGEGGGKLAAFCDLLLAVPSQSTPRIQEMHILIGHSFCQMVEEALL
- the gmhB gene encoding D-glycero-beta-D-manno-heptose 1,7-bisphosphate 7-phosphatase, translating into MGKPPRQAVILAGGLGTRLGALTRETPKPLLPVAGKPFLDYLLWNLKRHGFERVLFLLGYKAMRIIEHYGSGAGHGLADDAQRNTRLEVEYAVETEPMGTGGALRLAKDYLDERFLLLNGDTLFDFNYLDLALLEGPAAVALRRVPDTARYGRVRLEGNRIIGFGEKEGKGPGLINGGVHVLSRPAVELLPEGVSSLERDLFPRLVERGELLGKPYEGFFLDIGLPEAYTEAQKALPAWRKKPAVFLDRDGVLNHDEGYTHRPEQWRWTEGAVEAVKWLNDRGYLVLVITNQAGIARGYYTEEHFLQFTAWIHEQLRLAGAHLEATYYCPYHPQGLGPYRRDSEDRKPNPGMFLRAIADWQPDLSRSLAIGDKESDLQAAQAVGVRALRFAGGNLLRFVQDALSESGR
- a CDS encoding glycosyltransferase family 4 protein → MRVGFFTYGMGQRLTGIGRYTVELTRALKAAEPGLEIVLLNPYPDSPLEWYREFETYPVPALQKVPAAASLGNWLLHRAALELQLDILHDPCGIAPFLIPTKAYRRVTTIHDAIPLVMPEVQPLATRLIFRTLVPLARYTADAIFTVSQHAALDLARHARLPQSKLFVAPNAVNPPLAISEAEVRAALERLGVIPPYFLAVGQLASRKNLPRLLEAFALLRRENPELSLAVVGPSTWKGHEIFQKARNLEGVTLTGFVSDSDLDALYYGALALVFPSLYEGFGIPALEAMAHGTPVLAARASALPEVVGEAGLLFDPTSVEAIAAAMRRIWQDKGLREELRRRGLERAKQYTWAETAGKTLEVYRNLSGGQAVRRGAYSEA
- a CDS encoding Ig-like domain-containing protein, which gives rise to MRRNAYISVSILLAIVVLLIVVAFAQGGDRTRPTLTLSNPPSGTNVTVGNVTVSGEASDDTGVTRLTYRLGANPEQEVKITPGTKIEFGFTINLKPGHNVIILSAYDAAGNRTSSTVTVSYTAAAALPLPGAWPSPTGAPPTLLQAYWINHYVTATDSQVEVKYMQYRPRQFDAGISLIRRAAEQSFAESRLDDPGPYRGWDVLILPGGGTYTGSTGKNLLELYLNRTARVGLVWYGNPDDLPSWMPNQGWTRGVDVKVDGKSYPVFLRTMGAGQQFLGGIERKSGRVYTVLLAEKDSKPSSPPPVPAGLEVPKPNTACPDWVHDQYMVKGFDGKMYRTWHPQIDPVYWCYFGHEHGSDPRMFAAFDKIAPAFGYVSQKANADEPHTGFKLFAYDDNQGHSWLIQFHIGTGGKGRLCTRFHEYNVWVANRQSGELLADLHFMTDTGPALNASATGTPDDPGKANTTRYKPEGCPDNLSIPMNNDQGRRRIPQIDRNGYETWQPSLPSTLGLFGGRGYNTDNPQTRCSTETDAQGNPTCNEVIKTKSDYDWGENRWFIIAEADANKGFGIDASTALATGVFYTDPKGLELRKPIDPDAVHQYIKPGLNIVHITGERWIPYDPWWVQYRAVPSGKVFFSGHNLEDSLRQPN
- a CDS encoding DUF5602 domain-containing protein; its protein translation is MNKAIWTGITVAALGLGAVSWTAQVMAQGQGQTVMGQTKTLFGGQVSSWAKLDAKGQVLEAGITVPMSVVEKAPLPGPNDKPQAEGGPGFGPEAILEFPAAVKKTTFLDHVQVWWEGFGHPPERYLTPHFDFHFFGVSAAEVAKIDCKDLTPPALELTPKGYAPAVPPGANAAEFCVPLMGFHGVPMSEFSAPGQLKPGLFDHVLIAGFYKGQYTFTEPMITREFLLKKQNLDLEVSRPAKTGRKTLYPTRFKLTYDAKANAYYLAYSNFQAGE